The Sorex araneus isolate mSorAra2 chromosome 5, mSorAra2.pri, whole genome shotgun sequence genome has a segment encoding these proteins:
- the DIDO1 gene encoding death-inducer obliterator 1 isoform X2, with amino-acid sequence MDDKGEPSSEETPRAIKPTSKEFRKTWGFRRTTIAKREGAGDAELDSPERQPQQQQQSLSLRRSGRQPKRTERVEEFLTTVRRRGRKNVSVSLEECGEPTSCPVTDVETASEGSVESTSDLKGGPKAGSTGEKDPPASAENARGGEDDDDTSDSDSDGLTLKELQNRLRRKREQEPSERPLKGMQSRLRKKRREEDPTETVDVEAGNTIESSLPCKQEPEAERGPAAQAAKDDKEGLLEGKATRGMAEEEPRDLGKHKPECEVYDPNALYCICRQPHNNRFMICCDRCEEWFHGDCVGISEARGRLLERNGEDYICPNCTILQVQDETTSDSAEQQEAKFRPTDADGAECTSIGTIEQTSSDDQGIKGRIEKAANPSGKKKLKIFQPVVEAPGASRCIGPGCSRVAQPDSVYCSSDCILKHAAATMKFLSSGKEPKPKEKAKTKVEKLGLPKCSVQAGIKISSVHKRPTPDKKEVLLKKVLVALPRSEAVPQEAACDASTPSWASDHNYNAVKPEKTAAPWPSLLCASTKEERRVEEKPTVAAAAPKRAVPSGSSAGSKAPVPRNLLPKKSPFVNMASTKPSIKGSSGFQGTIPKRPWTAAAPTGSAPAVKRAGLAPGTSTSTSKKLLGSAASLGAGRKVVGASVPATSPAPGRPGASGPAPSQPNSQIRQNIRRSLKEILWKRVSDSDDLIMTENEVGKIALHIEKEMFNLFHVTDNRYKSKYRSIMFNLKDPKNQGLFHRVLREEISLAKLVRMKPEELVSKELSTWKEKPTKTVTEARAKLHNESKKTAAKQEPLPDMEDSPPVSDSDEQEAARALPESTAAPLLDTVSSMLRDTTSQHRAHLFDLNCRVCTGQVLSSEDEPAQKKPKVPAATKREDTRPKSDGPPSEPALSERPPRDGPEPDLERKPFPAPEEPAEDGPPEPCAPEGPACPAPGAGGVLTTVTLSGRDPRTAPSVSCTVTAPATARPVEPRQDVLRPPVPSVTVPKSILAKPSPSPEPRYLLPVPPSASIGVSETPSPPEGDTALFLSRLSTIWKGFINMQSVAKFVTKAYPVSGCFDYLSEDLPDTIHIGGRIAPRTVWDYVGKLRSSVSKELCLIRFHPATEEEEVAYISLYSYFSSRGRFGVVANNSRHVKDLYLIPLSAKDPIPSKLLPFEGPGLESPRPNLILGLVICQKLKRPAGAAELEKPEEKRARPPAAEELDAPAYPRPPLAPQPEKKPPKYQLCSGDPVASTTPPGSPPPPPPLPEPPAPPTSASVLKILSSLKSSPSSTVSPAASSPVATAATATVTSSSSSTAKTASPLEHILQTLFGKKKTFDPPAQEPAEAAPAPLHDPKGLPDSGLSAAPLLDPIVQQFGQYSKEKALEEEEDDRPYDPEEEYGPERAFAAQLSERRNPDPGPEEEVEEREEVAYDPEDETILEEAKVTIDDLPNRMCGDAKGPAASVAAAPSLVEQQKMIEELTKQIEEQKRQVEEQEEALRQQRAAVGVSMAHFSVSDALMSPPPKSGLPKAEVFAQEPSPAGRPSVLPAATPAAGPGSEPRPSRDPRQARRLAAESSDGETVPKPPAREAPVSSAAPTGAAEPPGSTAWAPAEDTLLPAPQDVPACSHPEGLGPAPGDGTVRPARKVLLPTPPSTAFAPHFSVQSDGQSMHAPPGREPLPGPGFPAQEPMSGSSPYEGPAGAEWADGEGLRAANNADGSPAFPPPGQKVGVPPPPFQGQREAAPRAFGMSGLHGPNFPGPRGPVPPFAEENMASGTEGPRGPPPTRFGAQKGPIPSLFSGQHGPPPPYGDNRGPSPSYLGGPRGAAPAQFEEHQDPHGEKLEFQDDPYGEIAGPPAQFEGPEHAQFLGARGPTPFQFGGQRRPLLSQFKGPRGGPPPSQFGGQRGPPPGHFVGPRGPHPAPFEATRGPHPGQFEGPRGQAPNFMPGPRGLQPQQFEEQRVNSPPRFTSSQRAPAPLPFGGPRGATPFSDKGEPAPPRFHFQGQAAPAGKLPPRPLLELPSHPPHRKDRWDEGGPAPGLPPGPLGPGPEADAQWASPDFREGKGHEYRSGSFEARPRERFETGPKEKAADEAEASQPDSRQGRAFEERRRERERGRNWSRERDWDRGREWDKGRERSAGRDKDREWDKGRERSAGRDKDREWERSRERSRNRERERERRRDRGRSRSRDRDRDKGRERGRERKDRSRSRDRARELKADAPRADVAAQS; translated from the exons ATGGATGATAAAGGTGAGCCGAGCAGTGAGGAAACACCCAGGGCCATCAAACCCACAAGTAAGGAGTTCAGGAAAACGTGGGGCTTTCGAAGAACCACCATTGCGAAGCGAGAGGGTGCTGGCGACGCTGAGTTAGACTCTCCGGAGCggcagccccagcagcagcaaCAGAGCCTCTCCCTGCGACGCAGCGGGAGGCAGCCAAAGCGGACTGAGCGTGTGGAGGAGTTCCTGACCACGGTCCGCCGGCGAGGAAGGAAGAATGTCTCGGTCTCTCTGGAGGAGTGTGGCGAGCCCACATCTTGTCCAGTCACAGATGTGGAGACTGCCTCAGAAGGGAGCGTGGAGAGCACCTCTGATCTGAAAGGGGGCCCCAAGGCTGGCTCCACAGGAGAGAAGGATCCCCCCGCCTCTGCTGAAAATGCCAGAGGAGGTGAAGACGACGACGACACCTCCGATAGTGACAGTGACGGGTTGACTTTGAAAGAGCTTCAGAATCGTTTGCGAAGGAAGCGGGAGCAGGAGCCCTCTGAGAGGCCCCTGAAGGGGATGCAGAGTCGCCTGAGGAAGAAGCGACGCGAAGAAGACCCGACAGAAACTGTGGATGTAGAGGCGGGTAACACCATCGAGAGCtcactgccctgcaagcaggagcCCGAGGCTGAGCGGGGGCCGGCAGCCCAGGCAGCCAAGGACGATAAAGAGGGTCTGTTGGAAGGAAAAGCGACACGGGGTATGGCAGAGGAAGAGCCCAGAGACCTAGGCAAGCACAAGCCCGAATGTGAGGTGTACGACCCCAACGCCCTCTATTGCATATGTCGCCAGCCTCACAACAACAG atttaTGATTTGCTGTGACCGTTGTGAAGAATGGTTTCATGGCGACTGTGTGGGCATTTCGGAGGCTCGAGGGAGACTCTTGGAAAGGAATGGGGAGGATTACATCTGCCCAAATTGCACCATTCTGCAAGTGCAGGATGAAACCACCTCGGACTCTGCAGAGCAACAGGAGGCGAAATTCCGGCCCACCGATGCTGACGGCGCAGAGTGCACTAGCATAGGGACGATTGAGCAGACATCGAGTGATGACCAAGGGATAAAGGGCAGGATCGAGAAAGCTGCCAACCCAAGTGGCAAGAAAAAGCTCAAGATCTTCCAGCCT GTTGTAGAGGCTCCCGGTGCCTCCAGATGCATTGGCCCTGGGTGTTCACGTGTGGCGCAGCCTGACTCTGTGTACTGTAGCAGTGACTGTATCCTAAAGCACGCTGCAGCCACGatgaaattcctgagctctgGTAAAGAGCCCAAGCCTAAAGAAAAGGCCAAGACGAAAGTGGAGAAACTCGGTCTTCCCAAATGCAGTGTCCAG GCAGGCATTAAAATCTCTTCTGTGCACAAAAGACCAACTCCCGACAAGAAAGAAGTCCTGCTGAAGAAGGTGCTGGTGGCCCTGCCACGGAGCGAGGCTGTCCCGCAGGAAGCAGCCTGTGATGCCAGCACGCCATCCTGGGCAAGCGACCACAATTACAATGCGGTCAAGCCAGAAAAGACTGCCGCCCCATGGCCATCCttgttgtgtgcat CCACTAAAGAGGAGCGGCGTGTGGAGGAGAAGCCAACTGTGGCGGCGGCTGCGCCCAAGAGAGCTGTCCCTTCCGGCTCCTCTGCGGGGAGCAAAGCACCTGTGCCCAGAAACCTCCTTCCGAAGAAATCTCCGTTTGTGAACATGGCATCCACCAAGCCAAGCATCAAAGGCTCGTCGGGCTTCCAGGGTACCATTCCTAAAAGACCATGGACCGCAGCTGCTCCCACGGGCAGTGCTCCTGCTGTCAAGAGGGCAGGGCTGGCACCCGGCACCTCCACATCCACTTCCAAAAAACTGTTGGGTTCTGCTGCATCGCTGGGGGCCGGAAGGAAGGTGGTGGGTGCCTCCGTGCCCGCGACCTCTCCTGCCCCGGGACGCCCCGGGGCCTCAGGCCCAGCCCCATCACAACCAAATTCACAGATTCGGCAAAATATAAGACGTTCCTTGAAAGAGATTTTGTGGAAAAG AGTCAGTGACAGTGACGACTTAATCATGACAGAAAATGAAGTCGGGAAAATTGCTCTCCACATCGAGAAGGAGATGTTTAATCTGTTCCACGTTACAGATAATCGCTATAAGAGTAAATACCGCAGCATCATGTTCAACCTCAAGGACCCTAAGAACCAG GGCCTCTTCCATCGTGTTCTGCGTGAAGAAATCTCTTTGGCAAAACTCGTGAGAATGAAACCAGAAGAACTTGTATCTAAGGAGCTTTCCACGTGGAAAGAGAAACCCACTAAAACC GTGACGGAGGCCCGGGCCAAGCTGCACAATGAAAGCAAGAAGACGGCTGCTAAGCAGGAGCCCCTGCCTGACATGGAGGACTCCCCGCCCGTGTCCGACTCGGAC GAGCAGGAGGCAGCGCGCGCGCTCCCGGAGAGCACTGCAGCCCCCCTCCTCGACACGGTCAGCAGCATGCTCAGGGACACCACGAGCCAGCACCGCGCGCACCTCTTCGACCTCAACTGCAGAGTCTGCACAG GTCAGGTTCTGTCCTCAGAAGATGAGCCAGCCCAGAAGAAGCCGAAAGTGCCAGCTGCCACCAAGAGGGAGGACACCAGGCCCAAGAGTGACGGACCACCCTCTGAGCCAGCCCTGAGCGAAAGGCCGCCCAGAGATGGCCCAGAGCCCGACCTGGAGAGGAAGCCCTTCCCTGCCCCTGAGGAGCCTGCGGAGGACGGGCCTCCTGAGCCCTGCGCCCCCGAGGGACCTGCCTGCCCGGCGCCAGGGGCGGGTGGGGTGCTCACGACGGTCACACTTTCAGGCCGGGACCCCAGGACTGCACCAAGTGTGTCATGCACAGTCACAGCCCCTGCCACAGCCCGCCCGGTGGAACCCCGACAGGACGTACTGAGGCCGCCTGTACCCTCCGTGACGGTGCCCAAGTCCATCCTGGCCAAGCCGTCCCCCTCTCCCGAGCCCAGATACCTCCTCCCAGTGCCACCGTCAGCGAGTATCGG TGTCTCTGAGACACCATCCCCGCCGGAAGGAGACacagctctctttctctctcgacTCAGCACCATTTGGAAAGGATTTATTAACATGCAAAGTGTAGCGAAATTCGTCACTAAGGCGTATCCTGTCTCTGGATGCTTTGATTATCTCAGCGAG GACCTGCCTGACACGATTCACATTGGTGGGAGGATCGCACCGCGGACAGTCTGGGATTATGTCGGCAAACTCAGATCTTCCGTGTCCAAG GAGCTGTGTCTGATCCGCTTTCACCCCGCgaccgaggaggaggaggtggcctATATCTCTCTCTACTCCTATTTTAGCAGCCGCGGCCGCTTTGGCGTCGTGGCTAATAACAGCAGGCACGTCAAGGACCTCTACCTGATCCCACTGAGTGCCAAGGACCCCATTCCCTCCAAACTGTTACCCTTCGAGGGCCCAG GTCTGGAGTCACCACGGCCAAACCTCATCCTCGGGCTCGTGATATGTCAGAAGCTCAAGCGTCCTGCCGGCGCCGCAGAGCTGGAGAAGCCAGAGGAGAAGCGGGCCCGTCCGCCCGCCGCGGAGGAGCTGGACGCCCCCGCCTACCCCCGGCCGCCCCTGGCACCTCAGCCCGAGAAGAAGCCCCCGAAGTATCAGCTCTGTTCTGGGGACCCAGTGGCCAGCACCACGCCTCCAggctcacctcctcctccacccccgcTCCCGGAACCCCCAGCGCCGCCCACCTCAGCGTCTGTGTTAAAAATACTGTCATCACTCAAATCCAGTCCCTCCAGCACCGTCAGCCCTGCAGCCTCCTCGCCAGTGGCCACGGCAGCCACGGCCActgtcacctcctcctcctcctccacagcCAAGACAGCCTCGCCCCTCGAGCACATCCTGCAGACCCTCTTTGGGAAGAAGAAGACCTTCGACCCTCCCGCCCAGGAGCCCGCAGAggccgcccccgcgcccctgcaTGACCCCAAAGGTCTGCCTGACAGCGGGCTGTCTGCGGCGCCCCTGCTCGACCCCATTGTCCAGCAGTTCGGCCAGTACTCTAAGGAGAaggccctggaggaggaggaggacgacagGCCCTACGACCCCGAGGAGGAGTACGGGCCCGAGCGTGCCTTCGCTGCACAGCTGAGCGAGAGGAGGAACCCGGACCCGGGaccggaggaggaggtggaggagcggGAGGAGGTGGCATATGACCCTGAGGACGAGACAATTTTAGAAGAGGCCAAAGTCACCATCGACGACCTACCCAACAGGATGTGTGGCGACGCCAAGGGTCCCGCGGCCTCCGTGGCGGCCGCGCCGTCCCTGGTGGAGCAGCAGAAGATGATCGAGGAGCTCACGAAGCAGATCGAGGAGCAGAAGAGACaggtggaggagcaggaggaggcccTGCGGCAGCAGCGCGCGGCCGTCGGGGTCTCCATGGCCCACTTCTCCGTGTCTGACGCGCTCATGTCACCGCCGCCCAAGTCAGGGCTCCCCAAGGCCGAGGTGTTTGCACAGGAGCCGTCCCCGGCCGGCCGGCCCTCCGTGCTCCCCGCAGCCACACCGGCAGCAGGCCCGGGCTCCGAGCCCCGGCCCAGCCGGGACCCCCGGCAGGCACGGCGACTGGCTGCTGAGAGCAGCGACGGAGAGACTGTTCCGAAGCCTCCGGCCAGAGAAGCACCCGTGTCGTCCGCAGCCCCCACGGGGGCCGCAGAGCCACCGGGGTCCACGGCCTGGGCTCCCGCGGAGGACACGCTGCTGCCCGCCCCGCAGGACGTGCCTGCCTGCAGCCACCCCGAGGGCCTCGGCCCAGCGCCCGGGGACGGTACAGTCAGGCCTGCCCGGAAGGTGCTGCTGCCCACGCCCCCCAGCACGGCCTTTGCCCCCCACTTTTCCGTGCAGAGCGATGGGCAGAGCATGCACGCGCCCCCAGGCAGGgagcctctccctggccccgggtTCCCAGCACAGGAGCCCATGAGCGGCTCGTCCCCCTACGAGGGGCCTGCAGGTGCTGAGTGGGCCGACGGCGAGGGGCTGCGTGCTGCCAACAACGCGGATGGGTCTCCCGCGTTCCCCCCGCCCGGACAGAAAGTGGGGGTCCCTCCGCCCCCATTTCAGGGCCAGCGTGAAGCCGCCCCGCGTGCGTTTGGAATGTCAGGACTTCACGGCCCCAATTTCcctgggcccaggggccctgtccCCCCATTTGCTGAGGAAAACATGGCTTCTGGCACTGAGGGTCCCCGCGGGCCACCACCTACCAGGTTTGGGGCACAGAAGGGGCCCATCCCTTCCTTGTTCTCAGGGCAGCATGGACCACCCCCTCCCTACGGGGACAACAGAGGCCCCTCACCCTCGTACCTGGGGGGTCCCCGAGGCGCCGCTCCGGCTCAGTTCGAAGAACaccaggacccccatggggagaAGCTGGAATTCCAAGATGACCCCTACGGGGAGATTGCCGGGCCACCTGCCCAGTTTGAAGGACCGGAGCATGCCCAGTTCCTGGGGGCTCGGGGCCCCACGCCTTTCCAGTTCGGGGGCCAACGGCGGCCCCTGCTGTCTCAGTTCAAGGGGCCCCGAGGAGGCCCCCCTCCCTCTCAGTTCGGAGGTCAGAGAGGGCCACCCCCTGGTCATTTCGTGGGCCCCCGGGGGCCGCATCCAGCTCCCTTTGAAGCCACCCGCGGCCCCCATCCCGGTCAGTTTGAAGGACCCAGAGGCCAGGCACCAAACTTCATGCCGGGACCCAGGGGCCTGCAGCCACAGCAGTTTGAAGAGCAAAGGGTCAATTCGCCACCTCGGTTCACCTCCAGTCAGCGGGCGCCTGCACCCCTTCCCTTCGGGGGGCCCAGGGGCGCCACTCCCTTCTCCGACAAGGGTGAGCCCGCACCTCCCCGTTTTCACTTCCAGGGCCAGGCTGCACCGGCGGGGAAGCTCCCACCCCGGCCCCTGCTGGAGCTCCCCAGCCACCCGCCACACCGCAAGGACCGCTGGGACGAGGGGGGCCCGGCCCCGGGCCTGCCGCCCGGCCCACTGGGGCCCGGGCCCGAGGCCGATGCACAGTGGGCCTCTCCCGACTTCCGAGAGGGCAAAGGCCACGAGTACCGCAGCGGCAGCTTCGAGGCCCGGCCCAGGGAGCGCTTTGAGACCGGGCCCAAGGAGAAGGCGGCGGACGAGGCCGAGGCCTCACAGCCCGACAGTCGGCAGGGCCGCGCCTTCGAGGAACGCAGGCGGGAGCGGGAACGCGGCAGGAACTGGAGCCGAGAGAGGGACTGGGACCGGGGCCGCGAGTGGGACAAGGGCCGGGAGCGCAGCGCCGGCCGGGACAAGGACCGGGAGTGGGACAAGGGCCGGGAGCGCAGTGCCGGCCGGGACAAGGACCGGGAGTGGGAGCGCAGCCGGGAGCGCAGCCGCAACCGCGAGAGGGAGCGGGAGCGCCGGCGGGACCGCGGCCGGTCCCGCAGCAGAGACCGCGACCGGGACAAGGGCCGAGAGAGGGGCCGAGAGCGCAAGGACCGGAGCAGGAGCAGGGACCGAGCGCGGGAGCTCAAGGCCGACGCCCCGCGCGCCGACGTGGCCGCCCAGAGCTAG